One part of the Verrucomicrobiia bacterium genome encodes these proteins:
- a CDS encoding KTSC domain-containing protein produces the protein MISVQSSNLAAVDYDGHGTLVIVFHSGGVYAYSRVPYSEYAGLLRAASHGRYFHARIKNRYSCRKLSR, from the coding sequence GTGATCTCAGTTCAATCCTCGAATCTGGCCGCGGTGGATTACGACGGGCATGGCACATTGGTCATCGTCTTCCACAGCGGCGGCGTTTACGCCTACTCACGTGTCCCCTATTCAGAATACGCCGGCCTGCTGCGCGCGGCTTCGCATGGCCGTTATTTCCATGCCCGCATCAAGAACCGGTATTCATGCCGCAAACTTTCCCGATGA